Genomic DNA from Brassica rapa cultivar Chiifu-401-42 chromosome A04, CAAS_Brap_v3.01, whole genome shotgun sequence:
AATCTCGTTCCTCGAATTGGACTAGGAGGAATCTTTGTGCATATGCTTTCTGATTGCATGATCTGATTTTCAAATTTCGATTAGTGCTGTGTAGTTACGTATAGGAATCGAGTATTAGCTTTGGCTGATATTAACCTGTTGAAGCTCATTAGATTCTCTATGATTCAATAACTAGCTACGAACCAGAGCTTCTATCTCTGGTGGTAAAGGGCTTACAGTTGTGAGTACCGctacctgggttcgaatcccggccactgggaaattaacatttcggcatcgccaggGACCGAAGACCGACACATGacaacacgtgactagtcttGATCACTTCTGTGGAGCCAGTATACCtttatataattcaaaaaaaaaaaaaaaaactagctaCAATATGCATTTATGGCTTTTATCTTAATCGTTGTGTTCATTAGATTCTCTGTGATTCCTTGGCTGATATGAACCTGATGcatttttttaaatctctcaATCCTTTTTTATTGCAGACAAAAAAGGTAGATTCTCTGGGGGTTGATTTTCTTATATGAGACAAGACATGTTGCGTTTGTGTCTTTACGTCTAGGTAATGAAGGCTATGTGTGATAGCTTTCTTCCTTCAAAATGTTCTTCATCATCAACCGCAGATGAGAAACGTGATAAATCCACACTTAATGGTTGGACAGTAATTGTAAACACAGCTACTTCTATGGCTAGTGGCGCGATTAGGAGGTTTCAAGATCGTGTTTTAGGGCCGAGTAGGACCGGCATTCCCAGCACTACAAGTGAGATATGGCTACTGGGTGTCTGTTATAAAATCTCAGAAGCTGAATCTTTAGGAGAAGCAGATGCATTCAGACAAGACTTTTCGTCCTTGATATTAATAACATATCGTAGAGGTTTGTAGATTCACTTCAGAGTTCAGATCAAGCTAGCGTTAAGTGGGTCACAGAGaactcattttattatttttttttaacaggttTTGAGCCTATTGGAGAGACAACGTATACTAGTGATGTTGGATGGGGTTGTATGCTTCGAAGCGGACAAATGCTCTTTGCGCAGGTCtgcttttgtgattagtttTAATCTTTTGGCTTGAGGTTACACATTCTCTTATGCGATCCATCTTTAACAGGCATTGCTATTTCAAAGGCTGGGAAGGTCTTGGAGGAAAAAGGAATCTGAGGTTAGTTGTTGTGTGTTTCCAGCCTGTGTCTTAGTTACTGAAGATACAATACTATATTGAGCTTGTTGGGTTTGATGATGCAGCCGTCTGAAGAGGAATACTTAGAGATCTTGGAACTTTTTGGTGATTCTGAGGCTTCGGCGTTCTCCATTCACAGTCTTATACTAGCCGGAGAATCATATGGCTTGGCTGCTGGGTCATGGGTTGGACCATATGCTGTTTGTCGATCATGGGAATCATTAGCTCggaagaaaagagaagaaactGGTGTTGCCATGGCTGTTCATATCGTTTCTGGCAGCGAAGATGGGGAGAGAGGTGGAGCTCCAATTCTCTGTATAGAAGATGTTGCTAAAGCTTGTTTGGAGTATTCAGAAGGAGAAACTGAGTGGACTTCAGTTCTTCTCTTGGTCCCACTTGTTCTTGGACTTGACAAAGTGAACCCAAGGTTTGtaaaatgtttatcaaattGATTGCTAGGTGGTATGTACTAGGCGTTTGTCGCGTTTAGAGAGATTCGCACATGAATCTAACAGTACACTATGGAGAGATATGATTGTAACATAATTTGTTGCCAGGTACATTCCATCTCTGATAGCCACTTTCAGTTTCCCTCAAAGCCTGGGGATTTTGGGTGGCAAGCCAGGTGCATCGACTTACATAGTTGGAGTTCAAGAAGACAAAGGTTTCTACCTTGATCCACACGATGTTCAACAGGTTTTCGTGATCACTACTTATAAATTCTCGTTCTAGTATCAGAAAAGACTTACGATTACCGAAAATACTAGTAAACTTTTGATCTGGCATGCTTTGATTTGAAGTTAGAGACATCAAGGTGGTTCATATTCATGATATCATTATATTGTCTCTGTCACATTAATATATCTATTGTCCAATTGGTTTGTGGGACTGATATTAATCATCCATGTGCTTCATCTCACATTTTGGTGTCACTGATTAAGCCTCTTATCTGTAATGGTTGGTAGGTAGTGACAGTGAACAAAGAAACTAAAGATGTTGACACATCGTCTTACCATTGCAAGTGAGTTAACTGATCATTTTAGCCTCATTTAGTTCTTTTTATCTACATGGTTCTCACTAATTATTATCTTACTTATCTACTGCAGTACACTTCGTTATGTTCCGTTGGAATCACTAGACCCGTCGCTCGCTCTTGGATTCTATTGCCGGGACAAAGGTCTGTACTTGTACTGGTTTCTAGTGATACGGTTTAGTGTCGGTTCAATAAATTTCTAATCGTTCTTATAGAAACTGAAACCAGTATTAACAACTCAATTCTAATTTCGTTTGGCTTGGTTACACTAAACTCAATAccgttttatttatttttgctgaTTTCACTTGCTACTTTGGTTTGCTACTGACTCTGGTAAACAGATGATTTTGATGATTTCTGTGTACGAGCAACGAAGCTAGCAGGAGACGCCAACGGCGCTCCATTGTTCACGGTGACTCAATCTCACAGAGGTGGTGAGCGTGGGATTGCAGAAACCAGCTCTGTGGCATCATCTACAGAGATATCTGGTGAGGATCATGAAGATGACTGGCaattactttgaacaatttcaCTAGTCATTCGTCTTCATTTTGTAACTTTGTCCGAATTATCTCAGTTTACGTCTCAAAACACCATTCTTTCTACTTGGATACGAAGATTTGATGTTGTgctataacaaaataaaataaacactGATTATGATCAGTCACGTCGAAGAATCTTGACATTTTTTTAAGCGCTGAATTTATCATTAAGCCAACTGGCAAAGGAATCAAGTTACCACTCCAAAACAGAGGAGGGAAAgagtaaaataaataacagaGGACAAAGACCCATTAGGGACAGAGAAGAGTACAAGATCCAAAGGAGGACACATTGAGGTACAACTTACAAAACCTATGATGAAAACCGTTGCTTGTCTTTG
This window encodes:
- the LOC103862922 gene encoding cysteine protease ATG4b isoform X1, which produces MKAMCDSFLPSKCSSSSTADEKRDKSTLNGWTVIVNTATSMASGAIRRFQDRVLGPSRTGIPSTTSEIWLLGVCYKISEAESLGEADAFRQDFSSLILITYRRGFEPIGETTYTSDVGWGCMLRSGQMLFAQALLFQRLGRSWRKKESEPSEEEYLEILELFGDSEASAFSIHSLILAGESYGLAAGSWVGPYAVCRSWESLARKKREETGVAMAVHIVSGSEDGERGGAPILCIEDVAKACLEYSEGETEWTSVLLLVPLVLGLDKVNPRYIPSLIATFSFPQSLGILGGKPGASTYIVGVQEDKGFYLDPHDVQQVVTVNKETKDVDTSSYHCNTLRYVPLESLDPSLALGFYCRDKDDFDDFCVRATKLAGDANGAPLFTVTQSHRGGERGIAETSSVASSTEISGEDHEDDWQLL
- the LOC103862922 gene encoding cysteine protease ATG4b isoform X2, whose amino-acid sequence is MASGAIRRFQDRVLGPSRTGIPSTTSEIWLLGVCYKISEAESLGEADAFRQDFSSLILITYRRGFEPIGETTYTSDVGWGCMLRSGQMLFAQALLFQRLGRSWRKKESEPSEEEYLEILELFGDSEASAFSIHSLILAGESYGLAAGSWVGPYAVCRSWESLARKKREETGVAMAVHIVSGSEDGERGGAPILCIEDVAKACLEYSEGETEWTSVLLLVPLVLGLDKVNPRYIPSLIATFSFPQSLGILGGKPGASTYIVGVQEDKGFYLDPHDVQQVVTVNKETKDVDTSSYHCNTLRYVPLESLDPSLALGFYCRDKDDFDDFCVRATKLAGDANGAPLFTVTQSHRGGERGIAETSSVASSTEISGEDHEDDWQLL